A region of Bacteroidota bacterium DNA encodes the following proteins:
- a CDS encoding T9SS type A sorting domain-containing protein produces MNFSLRVFLIFLVAWGISSEALGQCTTDISGNFQPCNYTNTSFSDATYTLTNYQVGWTVNWTLPWGGGTIISGQGTRTIVVRWTGCPSGTNPCQFRISVTVSNGQGCTFDLQTMFPGGRPVWVDPAVWISHGVTGPDTACAGGCPQRYQSLENCVGITPYIVHWVHNGAIVAPGPTCLTNQNDRWLVWPNPGTYTIQVGYEMAACGTMTTKTVIVLPNPNANVQIQGPSFSCMGRTSTYSAFPVPGTTMAWGVTNGTILSGQGTNAVAVVANSHLPVTVQLAMTRGLCCVNLQKTTQIANVMITGPAVICPGDTATFSSNALSGFVKNWSVSGGTMVSPNGSDSVRIVPGGQTSLSVFLSCSDGVCTVQDTAVALTPSSNVNGITISGNPILCAPVADQDVLWNLGYAVMANGGTLQSTSFGGCATSQNVIGNSGFAKAYLLETNKRRTFGISHNPQNCPIVMNYSIVLRNNATLYVSQNNSLNLTGFLPYAVGDSIMIAVVGGQVKYYHNTTLIYSSAVAPTLPLKVCAYFDDPNGTLNNVETGTYPEFSANLPAPISSGSLHWEYNGQTFPYTGPTFTRLQPIVNGDSIRLVHTPNCSPSFSLYSNTLYPTTNTTTSSSVSITAVSNPFCEGSVLLPIWQRATLVSLSGNQVTHATYNNYDAGVSSYQKLPDGYRVESTVAETNTRRILGLSEVDANAQWSSIKYGILLTQLGNLEIRQSGSGNLIGTRTYATGDVIAIAHEGTQVKYYHNGVLIYTSLVPAPQPLLIDIWTTSVNATLQNVVIRRGMGVDVGPIRSFQATAVNGGSNPLFSWSLNGIPLPSTSNALSLQGLKNGDEIRCNLIPFEPCILGSQSAPITLALGSPANIALAAIPTICEGDTALLQILPGADSIVWPVQTGILPFSTDSAWLFADTNTTFPILAISPNGCATTVQAVHTVNPSLTPNGLSISPSIPHWCTYPQQQSVTWTTLSGWSQNAAQITSTGVGTQFRCAFAHQGIRSGNYVKTTILETNKVRSIGISDHWVPCTNETMAYEFALLANGTCQIKEKGINQGAAFGYLTGDVLELKLFANQLQYLRNGIVLRAAPLTANKLWYIAGKTQVASATLNQVVTGQFVVLNGSIAQQGQLLQMSWLHNGDSLGIHTQSIEYYDTLNNQDSIQFLGEGCGTALSPPFVIQTSDTSHTQVGITTIAAYNCNPKFFHLDYRNLVAVTQQGDDLYGTSYYSWGTSGFSSVQAIGDGYGLQFTAGAVQGTRLLGLSQVDADQNWTTIQYAWFLQSNGTLGIMESGVTMPYGSTYNGVDTLRILYQGGQMKYYKNSTLAYSHAVPTGMRLHADAAFSSYGRFYDVVFYRPSGAGYQGSTRLVASYSPAHVDSSFQWYCNGLQVPNELDDTLTLHSFLEGDYVFVLARPTDQCGIQAQSATVIGHVPNANPSISASPPSACGNDPIMLNGVGSAYFIWNGGSLVGVQGPSVTTTIGSSTYFTGSLSGNAGCNWSGNVYVTFRPPAVPNLGPDRTICSNSQLLNPGPGFQSYLWQNGSTTSTLLATSPGVYSVRVTNGFGCVGRDTVTLGFASLNLGPNRTVCAGQSVTLQPTNPWASYAWSNGANTASITVSNPGTYILAATHASGCVSRDTVVVTHHPSPAPPIISASGPIAFCQGGSVTLTSSPASSYVWSNGSTSQSISVSNSGNYTVTITDVNGCEANSNAFAVTVNPLPISPTIVANGSPTICSGDSVTLTSSPANSYAWSNGATSQSISVSNSGNYSVTISDVNGCMAASTGFAVSAHPAPSPPIISASGPIAFCQGDSVTLTSSQANSYVWSNGATSQSISVSNSGNYSVTISDANGCEANSNAFAVTVNPLPISPTIVANGSPVICTGDSVTLTSSHAASYSWSNGATSQSISVSNSGNYSVTISDVNGCEANSNAFAVTVNPLPISPTIAANGSPSICPGDSVTLTSSPASSYVWSNGATSQSISVFSAGTFAVTITDANGCLANSNGFVVTVSSGPAQPSITPNGSQNLCQGDTVTLISSPAAAYLWSNGAVTQSINVIAAGTYSVTTSAMNGCSAVSLGFVVSVNALPPSPTITPNGPTTFCQGDSVILNASPATSYLWSNGATSQAIAVFSGGVYTVTIFDANGCASSSIGVTVNVSPLPFPPIVVFDGLTLSTQAATTYQWYLNGLPISGANDSTFVPTQSGSYFVVVTDSNGCSIQSNVEFVNLLGSQSHWIAGHRVVPNPSAGKFKVLMEQVPLDAELRIYDVLGQMVYRSDNVTAQFDLSHLSKGSYFLQLIAPDVRWGTVLLLQ; encoded by the coding sequence ATGAACTTTTCCCTTCGTGTATTTCTAATTTTTTTGGTTGCTTGGGGCATTTCCAGCGAGGCATTGGGCCAATGCACAACGGACATTTCGGGAAACTTCCAGCCCTGCAATTATACGAATACCTCGTTTTCCGATGCGACCTATACCCTCACGAACTATCAGGTCGGATGGACTGTGAATTGGACATTGCCTTGGGGGGGCGGCACCATTATTTCCGGACAGGGGACAAGGACCATCGTCGTGCGTTGGACGGGCTGTCCAAGTGGTACCAATCCTTGTCAATTTCGGATCAGCGTTACGGTGAGCAACGGTCAAGGATGCACATTTGACCTCCAAACGATGTTCCCTGGCGGGAGGCCGGTGTGGGTCGATCCAGCAGTTTGGATATCACATGGGGTCACAGGGCCTGATACCGCATGTGCTGGAGGTTGCCCACAACGCTATCAGTCGTTGGAAAACTGCGTCGGTATTACGCCATACATCGTCCATTGGGTGCACAATGGAGCTATTGTGGCCCCCGGACCCACCTGCCTGACCAACCAAAACGATCGTTGGTTGGTTTGGCCAAATCCGGGGACTTACACCATTCAGGTTGGGTATGAAATGGCCGCTTGCGGCACAATGACCACCAAGACCGTAATTGTGCTTCCAAACCCCAATGCCAATGTGCAGATTCAGGGCCCCTCATTCTCCTGTATGGGACGGACGTCAACCTACTCTGCTTTCCCTGTGCCAGGTACCACCATGGCTTGGGGAGTCACCAATGGTACAATTTTATCGGGACAAGGTACAAACGCCGTTGCTGTCGTGGCCAATAGTCATCTGCCTGTCACGGTACAGCTTGCGATGACCCGCGGCTTGTGTTGCGTGAATTTACAAAAGACAACACAGATCGCCAATGTCATGATCACGGGGCCTGCGGTCATTTGTCCGGGAGATACTGCGACATTTTCATCCAATGCGCTGTCTGGCTTTGTGAAGAATTGGAGCGTTTCAGGGGGAACCATGGTGTCCCCGAATGGAAGCGATTCGGTGAGAATAGTGCCGGGAGGCCAAACCTCGTTGTCAGTCTTTCTTTCCTGCAGCGATGGAGTCTGTACGGTGCAAGATACCGCCGTAGCCCTTACGCCATCTTCGAATGTAAATGGCATCACGATCAGTGGCAATCCCATACTTTGTGCCCCAGTCGCCGACCAAGACGTCCTTTGGAACCTAGGATACGCGGTGATGGCCAACGGCGGAACATTGCAATCGACCTCCTTTGGTGGTTGCGCCACCTCCCAGAATGTCATTGGCAACAGTGGCTTTGCAAAGGCCTATCTCTTGGAAACCAATAAACGGCGGACTTTTGGCATCTCGCACAATCCGCAGAATTGTCCGATTGTGATGAATTATTCAATCGTTTTGCGTAACAATGCGACCCTTTATGTTTCTCAAAACAATAGTCTTAACCTCACCGGCTTTCTTCCTTATGCCGTGGGGGACAGCATCATGATTGCGGTTGTCGGGGGACAGGTCAAATATTACCACAATACCACGTTGATCTATTCGAGTGCCGTTGCACCTACCCTTCCACTCAAGGTCTGCGCTTATTTCGACGATCCCAACGGAACTTTGAACAATGTAGAAACGGGAACCTATCCTGAATTCTCGGCGAACCTACCCGCTCCGATTTCCTCGGGTAGCCTTCATTGGGAATACAATGGGCAAACTTTTCCCTACACTGGCCCGACGTTCACACGACTACAGCCGATCGTGAATGGCGATTCAATTCGACTGGTTCATACCCCGAATTGCAGTCCCAGCTTTAGCCTCTATTCCAATACACTTTACCCAACGACCAATACAACAACATCCTCAAGTGTTTCCATCACAGCCGTATCCAATCCCTTCTGTGAAGGTTCTGTTTTGCTGCCGATTTGGCAACGGGCGACGTTGGTCTCGCTCTCTGGCAATCAGGTAACACATGCCACATATAACAATTATGACGCAGGGGTTTCATCGTATCAAAAGCTGCCGGATGGATACCGCGTAGAATCCACGGTTGCTGAAACCAATACGCGTAGAATATTGGGGTTGAGCGAGGTGGATGCCAATGCGCAATGGTCGAGTATCAAGTATGGAATTCTCCTGACACAGCTTGGAAATTTGGAAATCAGGCAATCAGGGTCTGGCAATTTGATCGGGACGCGGACCTACGCGACTGGAGATGTAATCGCGATTGCGCACGAAGGAACGCAGGTGAAGTATTACCACAATGGTGTTTTGATTTATACCAGCTTGGTTCCCGCGCCGCAACCTTTGCTGATAGATATTTGGACGACTTCGGTGAATGCGACGCTGCAAAATGTTGTCATCCGGCGCGGAATGGGGGTTGACGTTGGTCCAATTCGCAGCTTTCAAGCAACGGCGGTCAATGGCGGTTCCAACCCGCTTTTTTCTTGGAGCCTCAATGGAATTCCTCTGCCTTCAACTTCGAATGCGCTTTCGCTCCAAGGTTTGAAGAATGGAGACGAGATTCGCTGCAATTTGATTCCTTTCGAACCTTGTATCTTGGGTTCGCAATCGGCTCCAATCACATTGGCCCTGGGAAGTCCTGCCAATATTGCGTTGGCCGCGATCCCTACGATTTGCGAAGGGGATACGGCTTTGTTGCAAATATTGCCTGGAGCCGATTCAATTGTTTGGCCGGTTCAAACTGGGATCTTGCCCTTTTCTACCGATTCAGCATGGCTTTTCGCTGATACCAACACCACCTTCCCCATTCTAGCCATCAGCCCAAATGGTTGTGCCACGACAGTCCAAGCGGTCCATACAGTGAACCCAAGCCTTACTCCGAATGGACTTTCTATTTCCCCATCTATACCCCATTGGTGTACTTATCCGCAGCAACAATCGGTGACATGGACAACCTTGTCGGGGTGGAGCCAAAATGCCGCCCAAATCACCAGTACAGGCGTCGGCACACAATTTCGCTGCGCCTTTGCCCACCAAGGCATCCGGTCCGGAAATTACGTCAAAACCACCATTTTAGAGACCAATAAAGTGCGAAGTATCGGCATTTCTGACCATTGGGTTCCCTGTACCAATGAAACGATGGCCTACGAATTTGCGCTTTTGGCCAATGGAACTTGTCAAATCAAGGAAAAAGGGATCAATCAAGGAGCCGCATTTGGTTATTTGACGGGTGATGTGCTGGAATTGAAGCTATTTGCGAATCAATTGCAGTACTTACGCAATGGAATTGTATTGCGTGCAGCTCCCTTGACGGCGAACAAATTGTGGTATATCGCTGGAAAAACCCAGGTTGCATCCGCCACATTGAATCAAGTTGTTACGGGACAGTTTGTTGTGTTGAATGGCAGTATCGCCCAACAAGGACAACTTTTGCAGATGTCTTGGCTGCACAATGGGGACAGCCTAGGCATCCACACTCAAAGCATTGAATACTACGACACACTCAACAACCAGGACAGCATTCAGTTCCTTGGAGAAGGATGTGGTACCGCATTGTCTCCTCCATTCGTGATTCAGACATCAGACACTTCTCATACACAGGTTGGGATCACGACGATCGCGGCTTACAACTGCAACCCCAAATTTTTTCATTTGGATTATCGGAATTTGGTCGCTGTAACACAGCAGGGTGATGACCTCTATGGCACTTCGTATTATTCTTGGGGAACGAGCGGCTTCTCTTCGGTACAGGCCATCGGAGATGGATATGGGCTCCAATTTACCGCCGGGGCCGTTCAAGGTACTAGGCTCTTGGGACTCAGCCAGGTCGATGCAGATCAAAATTGGACGACGATTCAATATGCTTGGTTCCTGCAGTCGAATGGCACGCTCGGTATCATGGAATCAGGAGTCACCATGCCCTACGGCTCGACCTACAACGGCGTGGATACGTTGCGCATTCTCTACCAAGGTGGTCAGATGAAATACTACAAAAATAGTACGTTGGCATATTCGCATGCGGTTCCCACGGGGATGCGCCTCCATGCAGATGCCGCCTTCAGTTCATACGGCAGATTTTACGATGTCGTCTTTTATCGTCCATCCGGGGCTGGCTACCAAGGAAGTACACGGCTTGTAGCTAGCTATTCACCTGCGCATGTTGATTCATCGTTTCAGTGGTACTGCAACGGACTTCAGGTTCCGAATGAATTGGACGATACCCTGACCCTTCACAGTTTCCTTGAAGGGGATTACGTGTTTGTGCTCGCAAGACCAACGGATCAATGTGGCATTCAGGCACAATCCGCAACGGTCATCGGGCATGTTCCCAATGCCAACCCTTCTATTTCGGCCTCCCCTCCCTCTGCTTGTGGCAACGATCCCATCATGCTCAACGGTGTCGGATCAGCCTATTTTATTTGGAATGGTGGCTCATTGGTCGGGGTGCAAGGTCCCTCTGTCACCACTACAATTGGTTCTTCAACATACTTTACCGGTTCCTTATCAGGCAATGCAGGCTGCAATTGGTCGGGGAATGTGTACGTCACCTTCCGCCCTCCAGCTGTACCTAACCTTGGTCCAGACAGAACAATTTGCAGCAACAGCCAACTCCTTAATCCTGGGCCTGGATTTCAATCCTACCTTTGGCAAAATGGAAGCACTACCTCTACTTTACTTGCAACGAGTCCTGGGGTGTATTCCGTACGGGTGACGAATGGATTTGGATGTGTTGGCCGAGATACGGTCACCTTGGGGTTTGCATCGTTGAACCTGGGTCCCAATCGGACAGTTTGTGCTGGGCAATCTGTCACCCTGCAACCGACGAATCCGTGGGCAAGTTATGCTTGGAGCAATGGCGCCAACACAGCCAGCATTACGGTGAGCAATCCGGGAACTTACATCCTTGCTGCAACACACGCAAGTGGCTGCGTTTCAAGAGATACTGTTGTCGTGACGCATCATCCGAGCCCAGCTCCACCAATCATTTCGGCCAGCGGACCCATTGCCTTCTGCCAAGGAGGCTCCGTAACCCTGACTTCCAGTCCGGCAAGCAGTTACGTTTGGAGCAATGGGTCTACTTCCCAGAGCATTTCGGTCAGCAATTCGGGCAATTATACTGTCACGATAACCGATGTCAATGGGTGTGAGGCAAATTCCAATGCCTTTGCTGTGACGGTGAATCCGTTGCCTATCTCCCCAACGATTGTCGCGAACGGCTCACCCACGATTTGTTCCGGTGACTCCGTAACCCTGACTTCCAGTCCGGCAAACAGTTACGCTTGGAGCAATGGGGCTACTTCCCAGAGCATTTCGGTGAGCAATTCAGGCAATTACAGTGTCACGATTTCCGATGTCAATGGGTGTATGGCGGCGTCCACTGGTTTTGCGGTCTCTGCTCATCCAGCACCGTCACCACCAATTATTTCGGCCAGCGGACCCATTGCCTTTTGCCAAGGTGACTCCGTAACCCTGACTTCCAGTCAGGCAAACAGTTACGTTTGGAGTAATGGGGCTACTTCCCAAAGCATTTCGGTGAGCAATTCGGGTAATTACAGTGTCACGATATCCGATGCCAATGGGTGTGAGGCCAATTCCAATGCCTTTGCAGTGACGGTGAATCCGTTGCCCATCTCCCCAACAATTGTCGCTAACGGATCACCCGTGATTTGTACAGGTGACTCCGTAACCCTGACATCCAGTCATGCCGCGAGTTATTCCTGGAGTAATGGGGCCACTTCCCAGAGCATTTCGGTGAGTAATTCGGGCAATTATTCGGTCACGATATCCGATGTCAATGGGTGTGAGGCCAATTCCAATGCCTTTGCAGTGACGGTGAATCCGTTGCCCATCTCCCCAACGATTGCCGCTAACGGCTCTCCATCGATTTGTCCCGGTGACTCGGTAACCCTGACTTCCAGTCCGGCAAGCAGTTACGTTTGGAGCAATGGGGCTACCTCGCAGAGCATTTCGGTTTTCTCTGCAGGCACATTTGCCGTGACGATCACGGATGCGAATGGTTGTTTGGCGAACTCCAATGGGTTTGTGGTGACCGTGAGCTCCGGACCAGCTCAACCCAGCATTACTCCGAATGGATCTCAAAATCTTTGCCAAGGAGACACGGTTACCCTGATTTCAAGTCCAGCGGCGGCCTACCTTTGGAGCAATGGCGCGGTCACACAGAGCATCAACGTCATTGCTGCAGGAACCTATTCGGTGACAACCTCCGCGATGAATGGCTGTTCTGCGGTATCGCTCGGCTTTGTGGTGTCCGTCAACGCATTGCCACCTTCACCGACGATCACTCCCAATGGACCCACGACGTTTTGTCAAGGCGATTCCGTCATTCTGAACGCTAGCCCAGCCACCTCCTACCTTTGGAGCAACGGCGCTACTTCGCAGGCGATCGCCGTTTTCAGCGGCGGCGTTTATACGGTGACGATTTTCGATGCCAACGGTTGCGCATCAAGTTCGATCGGTGTGACCGTAAATGTTTCCCCATTGCCCTTCCCTCCTATTGTCGTGTTTGATGGGCTGACGCTCAGTACGCAAGCGGCGACAACCTACCAATGGTACTTAAATGGGCTACCCATTTCGGGGGCCAATGACTCCACCTTTGTGCCTACCCAATCGGGGTCCTATTTTGTCGTCGTCACGGACTCAAATGGTTGTTCCATACAATCCAATGTTGAATTCGTCAACCTTCTGGGAAGCCAATCGCATTGGATCGCCGGGCATCGGGTGGTGCCCAATCCGTCCGCAGGAAAGTTCAAAGTTCTCATGGAACAGGTGCCGTTGGATGCAGAATTGCGGATTTACGATGTCCTTGGCCAAATGGTCTACCGTTCGGACAATGTAACTGCCCAATTCGACCTTTCCCACCTATCCAAAGGCTCCTATTTCCTGCAATTGATTGCCCCTGATGTGCGTTGGGGGACTGTTTTGCTGTTGCAGTAG
- a CDS encoding gliding motility-associated C-terminal domain-containing protein, giving the protein MSEYSYAWSPVTGLQNPYVSATTVAPLTPIVYTLAVTSDTLISENCRTQYFPVALTTDGCVQQNIVTPNGDGINDFLDLGSFNGPVSVSIYDRWGALVFASDGYGNDWPENGSALPETVYWYVVKVQKGTGPSAPLGMTFVGEVMVVR; this is encoded by the coding sequence GTGAGCGAGTACAGCTACGCTTGGTCGCCTGTGACGGGTCTGCAGAACCCCTACGTTTCCGCCACCACCGTCGCGCCGCTGACACCCATTGTGTACACACTCGCGGTGACATCCGACACCCTGATCTCTGAAAATTGTCGGACGCAATATTTCCCTGTCGCCCTGACCACCGACGGCTGCGTCCAACAAAATATCGTGACACCCAATGGGGACGGGATCAATGATTTCTTGGATTTGGGCAGCTTCAATGGGCCGGTTTCGGTTTCGATTTATGACCGTTGGGGGGCGTTGGTATTTGCTTCGGATGGGTATGGGAATGATTGGCCGGAGAACGGGTCGGCTTTGCCGGAGACGGTGTATTGGTATGTGGTGAAGGTGCAAAAAGGCACAGGTCCCTCGGCTCCGCTCGGGATGACGTTTGTTGGGGAGGTGATGGTGGTGCGGTAG
- a CDS encoding crotonase/enoyl-CoA hydratase family protein, translated as MQYEFLQITIADHVAEVTLNRPDKANAFTETGFREIQTAFAELDRNDAVRVIILSGNGKHFSAGIDLELLLSIGDKTAESCDGRKREKIIDLVKQLQAPMNAVEECRKPVLAAIHGGCIGGALDLAVACDMRYCAADAYFCIKEIDLGMVADLGTLQRLPKLISPGLVNELAYTGRNVGATEAEKIGLVNRSFETKEAMLETVRQIAAQIASKSPLSIRGTKQVLLHARDHSVTEGLNHIALWNAAMILSEDLSAAGMAAVMKKTPSFRS; from the coding sequence ATGCAGTACGAATTCCTCCAAATCACCATCGCCGACCATGTCGCCGAGGTCACGCTCAACCGTCCCGACAAGGCCAATGCCTTTACGGAGACGGGCTTCCGCGAAATACAGACGGCATTTGCCGAACTGGACCGCAACGATGCGGTGCGCGTGATCATCCTTTCGGGCAATGGCAAACACTTCAGCGCCGGCATTGACCTCGAGCTGTTGCTCAGCATCGGCGACAAAACCGCCGAAAGCTGCGACGGCCGCAAACGTGAGAAGATTATCGACCTCGTGAAGCAGTTGCAGGCTCCGATGAATGCCGTCGAAGAATGCCGCAAGCCGGTTTTGGCGGCCATCCACGGCGGATGTATCGGGGGCGCGCTCGACCTCGCGGTTGCTTGCGACATGCGCTACTGCGCGGCCGACGCATACTTCTGCATCAAGGAAATCGATTTGGGCATGGTCGCCGACCTCGGCACGCTGCAGCGTCTCCCCAAACTGATTTCGCCGGGACTCGTCAATGAACTCGCTTACACGGGACGCAATGTTGGTGCTACAGAGGCAGAAAAGATCGGGCTCGTCAACCGCAGCTTCGAAACGAAGGAGGCCATGCTCGAAACCGTTCGGCAAATCGCTGCGCAGATTGCCAGCAAATCCCCGCTGTCGATTCGCGGTACCAAGCAGGTGTTGCTCCATGCCCGCGACCACAGCGTCACGGAAGGCCTCAACCACATCGCGCTCTGGAACGCTGCCATGATCCTCTCCGAGGACCTCAGCGCCGCCGGAATGGCCGCGGTGATGAAGAAGACGCCGAGCTTTCGCAGTTAG
- a CDS encoding tetratricopeptide repeat-containing sensor histidine kinase translates to MKSRFTFFFLFSLLVNVLQAQDPRVVDSLTQALATAQLRDTSYFDTEYKLAANFVYTDPGGEGLKHSKACIQLADSLQDTVRAAKANNLLANCYKNSGLNDKAMIHYLKALKLFEQAKDEKWISNMHSNIAIIYLNKGDYVQSRKEQEMALAIRQRIGYFKGISGIYNGLGNLYDALNNPKESLRYYQLALDSLANGGTPYDQAIYLGNLGNAYGRLKQYDLARSINMEALVLHRQMGLKQEMSRDMHNIGETFLLQGKPDSAEYYLLLAFATADSAKYHYVKSISADNLRSHFKKQGQFEKAVKWGEIAFAEYDTLHKQQLVGESAAMELAYRVEQQEREDAFEQETTILQKDAQLKRQRIVNWSMGLGILLLGGFGFVVSRRYREKKQVNAILEQKVAQRTTELQATNEKLKAEVAEKERASKTLSTFIYRSSHDLKGPLTSIHGLVNVAQSAEEQKSYVGLIGDKARQLDGVLQQLIDKVEVDDRAPQPQIIDWQKLWDEVLTQVSQRPGFDQITLSTDFDQANGIQADPILLKTALRQLVQNAIDFRRKDAKGTVVVSAKKDGPKWILKVEDDGIGIAADQQAKVWEMFYRGNNASKGAGLGLYLVKEIATKMNAVAELKSDSNAQAGVISLDKSGAKMVTEIVLTFR, encoded by the coding sequence ATGAAGTCAAGGTTCACATTTTTCTTCCTTTTTTCGCTGCTGGTGAACGTTTTGCAAGCCCAAGATCCGCGCGTGGTGGACAGTCTCACGCAGGCACTTGCCACAGCCCAGCTCAGGGACACTTCCTATTTTGACACCGAATACAAGTTAGCAGCGAATTTTGTCTACACGGACCCGGGCGGCGAAGGACTGAAACATTCGAAAGCGTGCATCCAACTCGCTGATTCATTGCAGGATACGGTGCGCGCAGCAAAAGCAAACAACCTGCTGGCCAATTGCTACAAAAATTCCGGTTTGAACGACAAGGCGATGATTCACTACCTGAAGGCGCTGAAACTATTTGAGCAAGCCAAGGATGAGAAATGGATTTCCAACATGCACAGTAACATTGCCATCATTTACCTCAACAAGGGTGACTATGTGCAATCCCGCAAAGAACAGGAAATGGCATTGGCGATTCGGCAACGAATCGGCTATTTCAAGGGGATTTCGGGAATTTACAACGGTCTTGGCAACCTGTATGATGCTCTCAACAATCCCAAGGAGTCCTTGCGCTATTATCAACTTGCCTTGGACAGCCTGGCCAATGGCGGCACTCCTTACGATCAGGCCATCTACCTCGGAAATTTGGGGAATGCCTACGGACGCTTGAAACAATATGATCTGGCTCGGAGCATCAACATGGAGGCGCTGGTTTTGCACCGGCAAATGGGACTCAAACAGGAAATGAGCCGCGACATGCACAACATTGGGGAGACCTTTCTGCTTCAAGGCAAGCCCGACAGTGCCGAATATTATCTCCTGCTCGCCTTTGCTACGGCCGATTCCGCCAAATACCACTATGTCAAATCGATCTCGGCAGATAACCTGCGTAGCCATTTCAAAAAACAAGGCCAATTTGAAAAGGCCGTCAAATGGGGCGAAATCGCTTTTGCAGAATACGATACGCTTCATAAACAACAGCTTGTCGGGGAAAGTGCGGCCATGGAACTTGCCTACCGTGTGGAACAGCAGGAACGGGAGGATGCATTCGAACAGGAAACAACCATCCTCCAAAAGGACGCCCAACTGAAACGGCAGCGCATCGTGAATTGGTCGATGGGCTTGGGAATCTTGCTTTTGGGCGGATTCGGATTCGTCGTTTCCAGAAGGTACCGCGAAAAAAAGCAGGTGAATGCCATCCTCGAACAAAAAGTCGCCCAACGTACCACCGAATTGCAGGCGACCAATGAAAAGCTCAAAGCTGAAGTCGCGGAGAAAGAACGTGCAAGCAAAACGCTGAGCACCTTTATTTACCGAAGCTCGCACGACTTGAAGGGTCCGCTGACAAGCATCCACGGCTTGGTCAATGTGGCGCAATCCGCTGAAGAACAGAAATCCTACGTCGGATTGATCGGGGACAAAGCAAGACAGCTCGATGGCGTTTTGCAGCAACTGATCGACAAGGTCGAAGTCGATGACCGGGCTCCACAACCGCAAATCATTGACTGGCAAAAGCTTTGGGACGAAGTCCTGACGCAAGTGTCGCAAAGGCCTGGCTTTGACCAAATCACCCTTTCCACGGATTTTGATCAAGCGAATGGCATTCAGGCGGATCCGATTTTGCTTAAAACAGCCTTGCGGCAGCTGGTGCAGAATGCCATTGATTTTCGGAGGAAGGATGCAAAAGGGACTGTTGTGGTCTCCGCAAAAAAAGACGGACCCAAATGGATCTTGAAAGTTGAAGATGACGGCATTGGCATCGCGGCCGATCAACAGGCCAAGGTTTGGGAGATGTTTTACCGGGGCAACAATGCGTCCAAAGGCGCCGGTTTGGGCCTGTATCTTGTCAAGGAAATTGCCACCAAAATGAATGCCGTAGCCGAATTAAAAAGCGATTCGAATGCCCAAGCCGGCGTAATCTCCCTCGACAAGTCCGGTGCGAAGATGGTCACCGAAATTGTCCTGACTTTCCGTTGA